CGGTCTCTGATCTGCATATCGAGAAGAAGCTGCAGAAGGACAGGGACTATGTCCTGAAGATGGCCTGGGATTCTGTTGAATATGCAAAAGATCGCGGCCTGATCGTTGAACTCTCAGGAGAAGACGCCTCGCGTGCCGATCAGTCCTATCTCCACGGGCTCTATGCAGGCGGTATTGAACGGGGAGCAGATCGGATCTGTTTCTGTGACACCGTTGGTGTACTCACTCCTGAACGTGCAGGTGAGATCATACCGCCACTTGCAGAGCTCGCCCCACTCTCCATCCACTGCCACAATGATCTCGGGCTTGGCCTTGCCACCACACTCTCGGCACTGAAGTCGGGTGCATCATCTGCTCATGTGACCGTAAACGGCCTTGGGGAGAGAGCGGGGAATACCCCGCTTGAAGAGCTCGTCATGGCACTTGAGGTATTGTATGGAGTAAAGACGGGCATCCGATCTGAAGAGATCTACCATCTCTCAACAGTCGTCTCCCGTCTCACCCGCGTGCCACTGCCAACAAACAAGGCAATCGTTGGCGAGATGGCTTTCACCCACGAGAGCGGCATCCATGCCCATGGCATGCTCCGGGATACTGCAACATACGAGCCGATTACCCCGGAGCTTGTTGGACGAAGGCGTCGCATCCTGCTTGGCAAACATTCCGGTTCGGCATCGGTTGAGGCAGCACTTTCCGAGATGGGATACGTGACAGAGCCGCGTCAGCTGCAGGAGATCGTCTTGCGTGTCAAACAGCTCGGCGATGAAGGAAAACGGGTTACCGACTCGGATCTGCATGCGATTGCCGAAGCGGTGCTTGACATATCCTGTGAGCCTGTGATCAGGATGAAACAGTTTACAACGGTCTCTGGAAACAGTGTCATGCCGACGGCATCCGTCACCCTCACTGTACAGGGTGAGGATATTACCCAGGCGTCAACTGGTGCAGGTCCGGTGGATGCGGTCATCCTGGCACTCCGGAAGGCGGTACAGGATGTCGGTGACATCACGCTTGAGGAGTATCATGTCGATGCCATCTATGGCGGCACAGATGCACTTGTTGACGTCACTGTTAAGTTAAAGAAGGACGGAGAAATAATCACATCCCGCGGTGCCAGGACTGATATCATCATGGCATCTGTTGAAGCTATGATATCCGGAATGAACAGATTATTGAGGAGTTGAGATGAAAACCGGGGCAAAAATACTGGTTGAAGGGTTATTGAAGCAGGGAGTGACGACTATTTTTGGATACCCCGGTGGTGTCGTACTCCCCATCTACGATGAACTGTACGATTCCCCGCTGCAACATATCCTGGTGCGGCACGAACAGGCCGCAGCGCATGCAGCTGACGGGTATGCACGGGCTTCCGGCAAAACAGGGGTATGCCTTGCGACATCAGGGCCTGGCGCATGCAACCTGGTAACAGGTATAGCAACAGCCTACATGGACTCTGTCCCGATGGTGGCCTTAACCGGACAGGTACCAACTGCAATGCTCGGAAACGATGCCTTTCAGGAGTCTGACATCACCGGTATCACAATGCCGATCACCAAGCACAGTTACCTGGTGAAAAAGGCTGAAGATATCGATAGTACGCTCGGCGAGGCATTCCATATAGCCGGAACCGGACGGCAGGGCCCGGTCTTAATCGATCTTCCAAAGGATGTCGTCACAAATGTTGCGCCGGATCCTGGTCCGCAGGCCGCGATCTCTCTCCGGGGATATCATCCGACATTCAAAGGAAATCTCCGCCAGATCGAGAAGGCAATCGCACTGATCTCTGAAGCCGAGCGACCTGTCATCTATGCGGGAGGCGGTGTGATTGCTTCAGATGCATCAGCGGAGCTGATCCGGCTGGCCGAACAGACACTCATTCCGGTGACGACGACACTGATGGGTATCGGTGCGATCCCTGGGGATCATCCTCTCAACCTTGGCATGCTCGGGATGCATGGGACACGGTATGCAAATTATGCCGTGACCGAATGTGATCTCTTACTTGCTATTGGTGCACGTTTCGATGACCGGGTAACCGGCAGAATACAGTCGTTTGCCCCGAATGCAAGGATTATTCATATCGATATCGATCCCGCGGAGATCGGAAAGAACAAGCAGATCGATGTTCCGATCGTCGGGGATTCAAAGATGGTTCTCTCCTGCATACTCGATCGGATCTCTTCGCAAAAGGCCAGAACTGCCTGGAACGAGAAGATCGGGAACTGGAAGGCGCAGCATCCGCTCTCAATCCCCGATGACGGCCTGCTACGACCCCAGCTGGTCATCAAAACCCTCTCCGATCTGCTCAATGGTGAGGGTGTCATCGTCTCTGAGGTCGGCCAGAACCAGATGTGGACTGCCCAGCAGTTCTGCTTTAAACATCCCCGGACATGGATCACCTCAGGTGGTCTTGGCACAATGGGGTATGGTCTCCCTGCCGCAATGGGTGCCCATTTTGCCCGTCCTGACCTCCCGGTCTTTGATATCGCAGGAGACGGGAGCATCCAGATGAATATCCAGGAATTTGGAACGGTTGCCCAGTACGATATCCCGGTGAAGGTTGTCATCCTGAACAATATGTACCTTGGAATGGTCCGGCAGTGGCAGGAACTCTTCTATGATCGCCGCTATTCCTATACAGAACTGCCGTCTGTTGACTTCGTCGGTATCGCAAAAGCATATGGAATCGATGGCATGCGTGTTGATTCGGCAGATGGTGTCAGGGAGGCGCTTACCTCTGCTATTGATACTGATGGTCCGTTTGTCCTTGACTTCCGGATTCACCGGGAGGAGAATGTCTTCCCGATGGTGCCTGCCGGTGCTGCAATCAACGAGATGATCGGAGGGCAGAACAAATGAAGATCCATACACTCTCTGTTCTTGTTGAGAACAAATCTGGTGTCCTCTCCAGGGTTGCCGGCATGTTCTCACGCCGTGGGTTCAATATCGAGAGCCTGGCTGTCGGGACATGTGAGATGCCTGAGATGAGCAGGATCACAATCACCGTCAATGGGGACGATGTCCAGCTTGAACAGGTGAAGAAGCAGCTGAACAAGCTTATTGATGTCATCAAGGTCTCAGATATCACCTACCGTGAGCATGTCAGGCGCGAACTTGCCCTCATCAAGGTGGCGGCAAATCCCGGCAGCTCCCGTGCCGAGGTGATGCAGATCGCAGATATCTTCCGCGCCCAGATCATCGATGTGGGTTCAAAAACCCTTGTTCTCCAGGTTGTTGGCGATCCGGAAAAGATCGATGCGCTTGAGAAGCTCCTCAGGCAGTACGGGGTCAAAGAGCTTGTCAGAACAGGTACAGTTGCTGTTCTCCGTGGTATAAAGACCACTGCAGGCGAATAACAACTTCTTTTCATCTTTTCTGACCCTGCTTTGGGCAGGCCACGCCTCTGTATCACAGGATACAATTCTCTTCATTCAGGGATCTCCCTCTGCTGCATGTATCTGGGAGCGCGATCGAGCATGTTATATGTTAGCATGGTACACATTATCACTATATGCTATTTGGACTGCCTGAACAAACGGTAATCTCTGTTGCCGTGGTTATTCTGATTATCATCGTCCTGCTCGTCATCTGGGCGCTCCGTTTTCCGGAGGATGACTGATTATGGCTGACATGCTCACTGTCGGGATAATTACGCTCTACTTTCTCCTGCTGATCGGAATTGGTGCCTGGGCATCAAAGAAGATCATGAATACAGAAGATTATATTATCGCAGGGCGATCCCTTGGCTTCTGGGTTTTTACCATCCTGATGGTTGCGTCCATCTGCAGTGGCATGACGCTTCTTGGTGTTTCAGGCCTTGGTTTTGCAGCCGGATGGCCGACAATCTGGGAACAGATCTTTGTTCCGGCTGCAGCGGCGTTCTGCATCACGGTCTTTGGCATGAAACTCCATACTGTCGGCCGTGAAAATGGGTATATGACGCTCCAGGATTATTTTGCCCACAGGTTTGAGAGTACAACACACCTTCGAGGGCTGTCTGCACTTGCAGGTATTGTTGTCTCTATCATCTACCTGGTCGGCCAGTATACTGCTATCAGTATCGTCCTTGTCTGGCTCTTTGGCATCCCTCACTGGCAGGCATTAATCATTTCCGGGGTTATCATCACCGCATATACCGTCGTCGGCGGACTCTATGCAGTCTCGTGGACGACACTTATCCAGGGGGTGATATTAATCGCAGGTGTAGTACTTATTGCACCATTCTTAATAGCAAAGGCCGGAGGATTAACCCATATAAACACCGTCCTTGCCGGAATCGACCCAAACTTCGTCGAGCCGTATTTCCCCTCTCCTGTCTATGCAGGCTATGCTTTTGCAACGCCGGAGTTCCTCTTCTCGTTTGGTATTCTCCTGATGGTTGGACTTGCCTGCGCCCCGCATGTCATCAATAATGTCCTTGCCGCACGGGAGACCCGGTACTTCAAATGGGCTCCCCTTGTTGCATTTCTCATCTATCTCGTGGTGATGCTCCTTGTCAAGTTTGTCGGATTTGCTGTCCGCGTCCTTGTCGAGGAGGGGCATGTTGTCCTGCCCGATGTTGTCAACAGGGGTGATTTTGCCTTTATCGTCGGTGTTGAGTATGTGGCACCCAATGTCTTAATCTGGGCGTTCTTTGCTGTCATTGTGCTTGCTGCAGTGATGTCAACCACTGACAGGCTAATGCTCACAATCGGAACGATGTTCTCCTGGGATATCTTCAAAAATATAATTAAACGGGATGCGCCTGACAAAACCGTGCTCAGGGTTTCACGGATCTCTGT
This is a stretch of genomic DNA from Methanocalculus natronophilus. It encodes these proteins:
- a CDS encoding 2-isopropylmalate synthase, with the protein product MALFVNSPRILDTTLRDGEQTPGVSLKPDDKLNVATLLSDIGVHVIEVGSAAASEGERESLRLISDAGLTSEICTFVRGVKLDIDYAADYGADSVHLVIPVSDLHIEKKLQKDRDYVLKMAWDSVEYAKDRGLIVELSGEDASRADQSYLHGLYAGGIERGADRICFCDTVGVLTPERAGEIIPPLAELAPLSIHCHNDLGLGLATTLSALKSGASSAHVTVNGLGERAGNTPLEELVMALEVLYGVKTGIRSEEIYHLSTVVSRLTRVPLPTNKAIVGEMAFTHESGIHAHGMLRDTATYEPITPELVGRRRRILLGKHSGSASVEAALSEMGYVTEPRQLQEIVLRVKQLGDEGKRVTDSDLHAIAEAVLDISCEPVIRMKQFTTVSGNSVMPTASVTLTVQGEDITQASTGAGPVDAVILALRKAVQDVGDITLEEYHVDAIYGGTDALVDVTVKLKKDGEIITSRGARTDIIMASVEAMISGMNRLLRS
- a CDS encoding sodium:solute symporter family protein produces the protein MADMLTVGIITLYFLLLIGIGAWASKKIMNTEDYIIAGRSLGFWVFTILMVASICSGMTLLGVSGLGFAAGWPTIWEQIFVPAAAAFCITVFGMKLHTVGRENGYMTLQDYFAHRFESTTHLRGLSALAGIVVSIIYLVGQYTAISIVLVWLFGIPHWQALIISGVIITAYTVVGGLYAVSWTTLIQGVILIAGVVLIAPFLIAKAGGLTHINTVLAGIDPNFVEPYFPSPVYAGYAFATPEFLFSFGILLMVGLACAPHVINNVLAARETRYFKWAPLVAFLIYLVVMLLVKFVGFAVRVLVEEGHVVLPDVVNRGDFAFIVGVEYVAPNVLIWAFFAVIVLAAVMSTTDRLMLTIGTMFSWDIFKNIIKRDAPDKTVLRVSRISVFLAAAISLILAINPPEMLAWLIWMGIGVMLSTFAVPILAGLYWRGATTKGALAAMGTGLIGSGIFGYYHQFVSTLPVHFSLYSVTLALIAMIAVSLVTTKNSPQVLDETNSGWYIFRKK
- the ilvN gene encoding acetolactate synthase small subunit, with product MKIHTLSVLVENKSGVLSRVAGMFSRRGFNIESLAVGTCEMPEMSRITITVNGDDVQLEQVKKQLNKLIDVIKVSDITYREHVRRELALIKVAANPGSSRAEVMQIADIFRAQIIDVGSKTLVLQVVGDPEKIDALEKLLRQYGVKELVRTGTVAVLRGIKTTAGE
- the ilvB gene encoding biosynthetic-type acetolactate synthase large subunit, with the protein product MKTGAKILVEGLLKQGVTTIFGYPGGVVLPIYDELYDSPLQHILVRHEQAAAHAADGYARASGKTGVCLATSGPGACNLVTGIATAYMDSVPMVALTGQVPTAMLGNDAFQESDITGITMPITKHSYLVKKAEDIDSTLGEAFHIAGTGRQGPVLIDLPKDVVTNVAPDPGPQAAISLRGYHPTFKGNLRQIEKAIALISEAERPVIYAGGGVIASDASAELIRLAEQTLIPVTTTLMGIGAIPGDHPLNLGMLGMHGTRYANYAVTECDLLLAIGARFDDRVTGRIQSFAPNARIIHIDIDPAEIGKNKQIDVPIVGDSKMVLSCILDRISSQKARTAWNEKIGNWKAQHPLSIPDDGLLRPQLVIKTLSDLLNGEGVIVSEVGQNQMWTAQQFCFKHPRTWITSGGLGTMGYGLPAAMGAHFARPDLPVFDIAGDGSIQMNIQEFGTVAQYDIPVKVVILNNMYLGMVRQWQELFYDRRYSYTELPSVDFVGIAKAYGIDGMRVDSADGVREALTSAIDTDGPFVLDFRIHREENVFPMVPAGAAINEMIGGQNK